TAAGCGTTCATGCGCGAGCGTTCTCTTTCAGTTTTCTTTTGGCGTACAGCGATGTCGGCGTAAAGAAAATAGAGACGGAAAAAAAGGGCGATGGCCTCGTTTCGTTCGATGATACGGTTCATGCACGTAGTATAGGGCGATTCGGAGTTCGGGAACGATTATCTGGCAGATTGCCATATCCCTCCCTTCCGGAGGGTCTCAGAGAAACGGAAGCGCGCGGTAGAGTTTGAGGCCGAAAGATTTTTTGAGGGCAAGCCCGATGGGGTGACGGCGCGTGATGGCGAAAAGAGCGGTACGGTTGCGCAGCAGCAGGCGCAGCATGGAAGGGTTGAACCAGCGGTGCGGGAACGCGTCGTGTGCCTGTTTGAGACGAATCAGGGTGTCCCGGTCGCTGCGGGTCAGGGTGGGAATGTGCAGCAGTTCGTCGATCACTTCGGCGTTTGAGACGTGCCCCTGTGTTTTTTTGGCGTGTTTACGAGCGATTTCATGAAAGAGCGAACATTTTTGGCGACCGTTGCAGCTGAGGGTATTGGACGCATGCTGACGGTATCCTACGAGCGGCTCGTCGACGTAGGCGATTCCTCCGGCCGAAGCGGCGCAGGCGGCGATCCATGCATCGAAATGGATACGTGAGGGGAAGGGGAACAGGTTGGGAAGCAACGAACGGTGCAGCACCATAGCGTGTGCGGAAACACAATTGTCGTACACGAACGAAAGAGGTGTGGTAGCGGCGATAAAGCGGTTGCGCAGTTTTTGCGAAAGCGTTTTCCCGATCCTCTTGCCCCGGGCATCGATCAAATACGAATCGCTGTAGACAAGCGATCTGTCGCCGATGGCGTTCATGAGGGTTTCGAGCTTGTGTGCTTCCCATACGTCGTCCTGATCGCACAGTGCGATGTACTCGCCCTGCGCTTTGGCAAGAGCCGATTCGAAATTACGGACATAACCGAGGTTTTGGGGATTGACGTGCAGCGTGATCGGAAGAGAGGAACGATAGCTTCGGACGATTTCGACGGTATCGTCGCTCGAACAGTCGTCCTGAACGATGATTTCGGTCGGCTGAAGGGTCTGTGCCGCGATCGATTCCAGCTGCGCGCGGATATAGGCTGCACCGTTGTAGGTGGCGATAATAACGGATATAGTTTTATTAAATGTGTTTGACATGAATGTAATAATACTACCATTTAAGTATATAGATCAAGGGGATGGATCGGCAGGGCTGAATTCGCGGTTTAATGGCGAAAACGTTTACCATTGGTAACCCGTTACGCCAAACCGGAAAAAAAGAGCTGATGAAACCGATTACCGCTTCTTTACGGATTATTTCCTAGATTTGCTTGGAGCTTTCTAAAAAGGCTTCTTTTTGGGGGCGGGTCATTTTTTTGATCGCTTTTTCGCGTTTAAGCGCACAGCTTTTATCGCGGCAGGGTTCACGGTAGACGAGAGTCAACGGCCGACGTGAACGGGTATATTTCGCCCCTTTGGGAGAATCGTTATGTTCGGCCAGCCGTTTTTCGACGTTGCGGGTAATACCGGTATAGAGCGTACCGTCGCCGCAGCGAAGAATATAAACGAAGTAAGGAGAATTTTGATGATCGGAGATTACGGCAGAGACAGATAAATGCAAAAAAAAATCTTTATGAATTCGGACGTTACGCTTGAATGTCTATGTTTTGACCGATTCCGGTTAAAGCAGCGCCGCTCATCTTGTTTTCTTCTGTTTTTAAAGCTGTCTGTTCCGCACTTTGCAAAACGGTCAGAATATTATTGCCTTCCACTTCCACCGCTATTTTGAGTGCGTACAATCCGGCACCGGCATCGTTTTGACTGGAAACGGCATTCATGATTAAACCCTTTATTTGATCTGTACGGTATTATCGTTTAAAAATCGGAAAAATTGAGTACCTTATCGCCGATCAAGCGGGAGTCCTTCACTTTCCCACGCCCCGATTCCGCCTTCGAGATTTACCGGTTTAAATCCGTTACGCTGCAGTATTCGTGCGGCGGCGACGCTGCGCATTCCGCTTTGGCAATAGACGACGATCGTTTTGCTTTTGAACGGTTCGAGCTTGGGGAGATTGGTTTCGAGGGAGCCCAGGGGAAGCGAAGAAGCCCCCTCGATCCGCTCTTGCGCAAACTCTTCGGGGGTTCGGACGTCGAGCAATACGATGCCCCCCTCTTTTTGCAAAAGCGCCTGGGCCTGGGCGGGGGACACCGACTCGAAATCGGCAAGGATCCATCCCCGCATGTAGGCAAAATACCCGATGACACCCATCACTACGACCCAGGATAAAAGGTTCGTAATCCGTTTGAGTGCCATCGCCTGTTCTCTCTTTTCTGTTGTTGCGGGGGTATTGTAGGGGAAGAAGTTTAAAGTTTTCTGTAAAAGCCCGAGCTAGCGCTCTTCGTCGGGCATTAATTTAAGCGAAACGTTACGGAAAGGGACGCGTCCAGTAGAGTTTCGCCGCTGCAACGGATGTTACAGGTCAATCGACAAAAAAAGGGTATCAATAGGCTTTTTCAAATGTTATCATGCTGTATTACGACAAAAGGAGCCGATGATGTTCAAAGAACTGATGTATACCGGTCTGGGCGGCGCTTTGCTGTTCAAGGAAAAAGTCGAGGAAGAGTTGAAAAAACTCGAAGAAAAAGGGAAAATCAACACTTCCGATACGAAAAGTTTTCTCGAAAGCCTGAAAACGAAAGGGGAAAACGAAGAGAACCGTCTCAAAGACGAACTCAAAACGGCGATTCGTGAAGTGATCGAGGAACTGGGGATCGCGACCAAAAAGGACATCGAAGAAGCGCTCAAAAAGTGATGTCGTATTATTCTCCCCTGCGGTTGTGGCGGATATTTCTCCTGCTCCTTTCGCTTTATCTTCTCATCAAAAAAAGAGAGTCGTTTCTGGGGATCAGGCCTCTGAGTCCCCTGCGGCTACGCGAAACGATTACCGTTTTGGGTACGAGTTTCGTCAAGCTTGCGCAGGTGCTGGCAACCCGGAGCGATTTTTTCGACGAGGCGTATCTGCGCGAGCTCGGGACTCTGCACGATGATTTGCCGCCGATGAGCCCGGCCGAACGCAAGAGGGTGTTTGCGCGCGCGTTTCCTGCCGATCCGTTTGTCCGGTTCGAAGAAAAGGCCATCGCTTCGGCGTCGATCGGGCAGGTGCACGCGGCGTGGCTCGAAGGGGACGTGAAAGTGGCCGTCAAGCTGCGGCGGGAGGGGATCGAAAGACGCGTGCGCGCCGACATCCGAATTCTCAGAAGCTTTAACCGTTTTTTCCGTCCTCTTTTCTCCACTCTTACCCGCCACTCCATCGAAGCGGTGATCGAAGAGTTCGCCGCGATGATCGTGCGTGAATGCAGTTTCAACGAAGAGCGCCGCAATCTCGAAAAATTCAGTGCGATGTACGCACACAGCGGGATCGTTTTCCCTACGCATTATCCGCGCTGGTGCAGCGACGACGCGATCGTGATGAGTTTCGAGGAGGGGTGGCGTTTCGACGAACGCGAGCGGATCGGTGAGGCGGGGATCGATGTCGCCGTGCTGATCGAGAAACTGGTGCGGTTTTACACCGACCAGATGCTGGTGAAGGGATTTTTCCACGCCGATCCCCATCCGGGAAATCTACTGGTCCGTTCCGACGGTGCGCTGGTACTGCTCGATTTCGGAATGGTCAAACGGGTTCCCAACGACACCCGCATCGCAATCATCGAGCTGATCCGTTCGGCGAACGAACGCGACTTCGAAGGATACGTCAGTGCCGCCAAGCGACTGGGGACCGTCGCCTATGATGCCCCCTCTGCCGAACTGGCGGAGTTCACCGAACGGATGTTCGATATTTTCGGAAACGACGCCCTGGACAGTTCGAGTATGCAAAAACTGGCTTTCGACGTTCTGGATCAGACCCGTAACCTTCCGTTCAAACTCCCGCAGGAAGCGATTTATATCCTCCGCGTCAGTGCCATTATCGAAGGGCTGGGGACCACGTACATCGAAAATTTCAACGGGATCAAGGACATTCTTCCGATCTTGCAGCGCAACATTCCCCGTGCGCTGGGGATGAAAGATTCACTGGTGGAGACCCTGTTTGACGAATTTTCCCGATTGCCCGAGGATGTGGGCGCACTGCGCGAAACGCTGCGCCGTGCCAGCCGCGGAGAACTCGTCGTCGAACTCTCGCCCCGCCAGATGGAGCAGCTGCATGCCGACCTGCAACGTTCCCTCGCACCGATGTATGCGGCGGCGGGCTTCGCTCTGGGGGCGTTTGCGGCATGGATGTCGGGGTGGGAGAACGCGTCGTATGTTTTGATGTGTGCTGCCGCCTTGAGGATGTGGTTTCGTTAGCGGGGCCTATGCTACAATAGTCCTCCGAGATGAGGAATCCCCCCTAGAAAGGTCGCAAGCCCCCGATGAGATATTCTTTCCGCAAGGAAGATGCGTATGCCGCGCGTCGATAACAACCGGTTTTACGCCGCATCGCTCAAAAAATACGGCGTATCGGCACGGGGGGTGCAGTGGCGCAGCGAAGAGAATCAGCTGATCCGTTTCGAACAGATCGCCGCGCTGATCCTCCCCGCACCGGGGGCTGTACGCATTGCCGATGCGGGATGCGGATTCGGCGATTTCTACCGCTTTCTCTTCCCCGTACTGGGGGAAAAGCTCCATTACATCGGGATCGATTCGCACGAAGAGATGGTTCGGATCGCCCGCAAACGCGCCCTGGGCGAACTGCTCTGGCGCGACGTGTTGAGAGACCCTCTCCCCCCGGCCGATTATTACGTCTGCAGCGGCGCGCTCAACATTCTCACCCCCTATGAAGCCCAGCGGTTCATCCGCCGTTGTTACGAATCCTCCGGAAAAGGGTTCGTTTTCAATTTTTTGGAAGGGGCCGAACCCTCGAACACCTACAACTACATGAGTGCTGCGAACATCGAGCGGATGGCGCGCGAACTGAACGCGCGGTGCGTTTTGCGGCGCGGATATCTCCAGGGCGACTGCACCGCCGCTTTTTACAAACCGCACGATGCCACGCGATTGCAACAGTGATACGTGATAATCTCGCAAACGACAAAGGGGGAGAGATGAGCTACGTTTTAAACCTTCGGGAGGTGACGTATGCCCTTTCCGAAGCGCTCGATTACGTCGGAATCGACGATACGATGCACGGCAAGCGGGTAGCGTTCATGGCGGCCGAAATAGGCAAACGCCTCGGATGGCCGACGGAGAGGATCGACGATCTGATCGTGGCGGGAATGATGCACGACTGCGGCGTCTCATCGACCGATGTACACGACCACCTGGTCAGCGAACTCGATTGGGACAA
The DNA window shown above is from Campylobacterota bacterium and carries:
- a CDS encoding glycosyltransferase family 2 protein, translated to MSNTFNKTISVIIATYNGAAYIRAQLESIAAQTLQPTEIIVQDDCSSDDTVEIVRSYRSSLPITLHVNPQNLGYVRNFESALAKAQGEYIALCDQDDVWEAHKLETLMNAIGDRSLVYSDSYLIDARGKRIGKTLSQKLRNRFIAATTPLSFVYDNCVSAHAMVLHRSLLPNLFPFPSRIHFDAWIAACAASAGGIAYVDEPLVGYRQHASNTLSCNGRQKCSLFHEIARKHAKKTQGHVSNAEVIDELLHIPTLTRSDRDTLIRLKQAHDAFPHRWFNPSMLRLLLRNRTALFAITRRHPIGLALKKSFGLKLYRALPFL
- a CDS encoding GIY-YIG nuclease family protein, with the translated sequence MHLSVSAVISDHQNSPYFVYILRCGDGTLYTGITRNVEKRLAEHNDSPKGAKYTRSRRPLTLVYREPCRDKSCALKREKAIKKMTRPQKEAFLESSKQI
- a CDS encoding rhodanese-like domain-containing protein codes for the protein MALKRITNLLSWVVVMGVIGYFAYMRGWILADFESVSPAQAQALLQKEGGIVLLDVRTPEEFAQERIEGASSLPLGSLETNLPKLEPFKSKTIVVYCQSGMRSVAAARILQRNGFKPVNLEGGIGAWESEGLPLDRR
- a CDS encoding AarF/UbiB family protein, translating into MSYYSPLRLWRIFLLLLSLYLLIKKRESFLGIRPLSPLRLRETITVLGTSFVKLAQVLATRSDFFDEAYLRELGTLHDDLPPMSPAERKRVFARAFPADPFVRFEEKAIASASIGQVHAAWLEGDVKVAVKLRREGIERRVRADIRILRSFNRFFRPLFSTLTRHSIEAVIEEFAAMIVRECSFNEERRNLEKFSAMYAHSGIVFPTHYPRWCSDDAIVMSFEEGWRFDERERIGEAGIDVAVLIEKLVRFYTDQMLVKGFFHADPHPGNLLVRSDGALVLLDFGMVKRVPNDTRIAIIELIRSANERDFEGYVSAAKRLGTVAYDAPSAELAEFTERMFDIFGNDALDSSSMQKLAFDVLDQTRNLPFKLPQEAIYILRVSAIIEGLGTTYIENFNGIKDILPILQRNIPRALGMKDSLVETLFDEFSRLPEDVGALRETLRRASRGELVVELSPRQMEQLHADLQRSLAPMYAAAGFALGAFAAWMSGWENASYVLMCAAALRMWFR
- a CDS encoding class I SAM-dependent methyltransferase, producing MPRVDNNRFYAASLKKYGVSARGVQWRSEENQLIRFEQIAALILPAPGAVRIADAGCGFGDFYRFLFPVLGEKLHYIGIDSHEEMVRIARKRALGELLWRDVLRDPLPPADYYVCSGALNILTPYEAQRFIRRCYESSGKGFVFNFLEGAEPSNTYNYMSAANIERMARELNARCVLRRGYLQGDCTAAFYKPHDATRLQQ